A window of Chitinophaga sp. MM2321 contains these coding sequences:
- a CDS encoding ATP-binding protein translates to MKFVRSIFQSGFLSRLIKTGTSYATTEEERKGVIVVNCLCLTTAALVLLIGTIFIYLLESVYITIPVILEFLAFCSIVFINRAGKIRTAKISMYCLQCLCATYFGILMGPVVEIQLLIIFLIMASFLITKNKLERRIYLFMSIVMVILTEVNFYYDFVHYIPTSRNVSFLFRWLAMTGILTLILEVINFYDQKNIEYQEKLEKSDQSKSIFVKQVSHEIRTPLNGIYGIAQLMKEDASKYPELVQLNGYVSDLIDACHDAKAIINNVLDLAEIEKGKLHNLRASSFELRSWLNGVVSMHKYVAFSKEVSIQVEIDPELPDAIIGDEIKLKQILHNLLSNAIKFTNNNTVIEVKATRFHQRWLLSVKDAGDGIREENLKTIFEPFVKTENRNIESTGLGLYITRQLAGLLGGEIRVRSSLGNGTLFQVSLPLMAGVLPAIPTEEMKPDLQGYKALVIEDNPMSQKILTNLLKGMGATTAVADNGIEGLSVAASFIPDIIFVDAHMPLMDGDETIYTLRKDPQFVKTLIIAVTADGFNDDAQTMIRAGADELIPKPIAFVEVRALLKKHLSTHPVVEH, encoded by the coding sequence ATGAAATTTGTACGCTCTATTTTTCAATCAGGCTTTCTTTCACGGCTCATCAAAACAGGGACCAGCTATGCTACCACTGAGGAAGAGCGGAAGGGTGTTATTGTGGTCAATTGTCTCTGTTTAACTACAGCTGCTTTAGTGCTGCTGATAGGCACTATCTTTATTTATCTATTAGAATCTGTTTACATCACGATTCCGGTGATACTGGAATTCCTGGCCTTTTGCAGCATTGTTTTTATTAACCGCGCAGGTAAAATAAGAACCGCCAAGATCAGTATGTACTGTCTGCAATGTTTGTGCGCTACTTATTTCGGGATCCTTATGGGACCCGTAGTAGAAATCCAGTTGCTGATTATCTTCCTTATCATGGCTTCTTTTCTCATCACCAAAAACAAACTGGAGAGAAGAATATACCTGTTCATGTCGATCGTGATGGTGATATTGACAGAAGTTAATTTTTACTACGATTTCGTCCACTATATACCCACTTCAAGAAATGTAAGCTTTTTGTTCCGGTGGCTGGCTATGACCGGCATCCTGACCCTGATACTGGAAGTGATTAATTTTTATGATCAGAAAAATATTGAATACCAGGAGAAACTGGAAAAATCCGATCAGTCGAAATCCATTTTTGTGAAACAGGTAAGCCACGAGATCCGTACCCCACTCAACGGGATCTATGGCATTGCACAACTGATGAAGGAAGATGCCTCAAAATACCCCGAACTGGTACAACTCAATGGCTATGTATCCGATCTCATCGATGCTTGTCATGATGCCAAGGCTATTATTAATAATGTACTGGATCTGGCAGAAATTGAAAAGGGGAAACTGCATAACCTGCGCGCATCCTCCTTTGAACTGAGGTCCTGGCTGAACGGCGTGGTGAGTATGCATAAATATGTAGCATTTTCCAAAGAGGTAAGTATCCAGGTGGAAATAGACCCTGAACTTCCCGACGCTATTATAGGAGATGAAATAAAGTTAAAACAGATCCTGCATAATCTTTTATCCAACGCGATCAAATTTACCAACAACAATACCGTCATTGAGGTAAAAGCAACGCGGTTTCACCAAAGATGGCTGTTGTCTGTAAAAGATGCAGGAGACGGTATCCGGGAAGAAAACCTGAAAACCATTTTTGAGCCTTTTGTCAAAACAGAAAACCGGAATATTGAAAGTACCGGCCTGGGCTTATATATTACCAGGCAGCTGGCCGGCTTATTAGGTGGTGAGATCAGGGTCAGGAGCTCTCTTGGAAACGGCACGCTGTTCCAGGTATCACTGCCGTTGATGGCGGGTGTGCTACCGGCTATCCCGACAGAAGAAATGAAACCGGACCTGCAGGGATACAAAGCACTGGTGATTGAAGATAATCCTATGTCGCAAAAGATCCTGACAAACCTGCTGAAAGGAATGGGAGCAACAACAGCAGTGGCTGACAATGGTATTGAAGGATTGTCTGTTGCAGCATCATTTATTCCGGATATTATTTTTGTAGATGCCCACATGCCTTTAATGGATGGAGATGAAACTATTTATACCCTCAGAAAAGATCCCCAATTTGTCAAGACGCTGATTATAGCCGTTACAGCAGATGGATTTAATGATGATGCACAAACAATGATCCGGGCAGGCGCTGATGAATTAATTCCAAAACCGATCGCTTTTGTTGAAGTAAGGGCACTGCTAAAAAAACATTTAAGCACCCACCCGGTTGTAGAACATTAG
- a CDS encoding class I fructose-bisphosphate aldolase, translated as MLSLEKISELLGKESETLLQHESKTISRDLLHLPGPDTINKIYQPSSRNPQVLRSLGQLFNNGRLAGTGYMSVLPVDQGVEHSAGASFAKNPAYFDPENIVKLAIAGGCNAVASTFGVLAAVSRSYAHRIPFIVKINHNELLTFPNKADQVMYGTVQEAWNMGAAAVGATIYFGSEQADRQLVEVSQAFELAHELGMATILWCYLRNDAFKKDVDYHVSADLTGQANHLGVTIQADIIKQKLPEVNGGYKALNTGNSTYGKLDERIYTELTSDNPIDLCRYQVANCYMGRMGLINSGGASAGAADLADAVRSAVINKRAGGAGLISGRKAFQRPMAEGVALLNAIQDVYLNEGITIA; from the coding sequence ATGTTATCCTTGGAAAAAATAAGCGAACTATTGGGAAAAGAAAGTGAGACCCTTTTACAACATGAGAGCAAGACAATTTCCAGGGACCTGCTGCACCTGCCGGGACCTGATACCATTAATAAAATATACCAGCCCAGCAGCCGTAATCCGCAGGTATTGCGGAGCCTGGGACAGCTGTTTAATAATGGCCGTCTTGCCGGTACCGGGTATATGTCGGTACTCCCGGTAGATCAGGGCGTAGAACATAGTGCAGGCGCATCTTTCGCAAAAAATCCGGCTTACTTTGATCCGGAAAACATTGTGAAACTGGCGATAGCAGGCGGCTGTAATGCAGTGGCTTCCACCTTTGGCGTACTGGCGGCGGTATCACGCAGTTATGCGCATCGTATTCCGTTTATTGTCAAGATCAATCATAATGAATTACTCACCTTTCCCAATAAGGCCGATCAGGTGATGTACGGCACTGTGCAGGAAGCCTGGAATATGGGTGCGGCTGCGGTAGGGGCTACCATCTATTTTGGTTCGGAGCAGGCAGACCGGCAGCTGGTGGAAGTGTCCCAGGCTTTTGAGCTGGCCCATGAACTGGGTATGGCCACCATTCTGTGGTGTTATCTCCGCAACGATGCCTTTAAAAAAGATGTGGACTATCATGTTTCCGCTGATCTAACAGGGCAGGCGAATCATCTGGGTGTCACCATTCAGGCAGACATTATTAAACAGAAGCTACCGGAAGTAAATGGTGGCTATAAAGCATTGAACACAGGCAACTCCACTTACGGCAAACTGGATGAGCGCATTTATACAGAGCTTACTTCAGACAACCCGATTGACCTCTGTCGTTACCAGGTGGCCAACTGCTATATGGGGCGTATGGGATTGATCAATTCCGGCGGCGCCTCCGCAGGCGCAGCAGACCTGGCAGACGCTGTACGTTCTGCCGTTATCAATAAAAGGGCTGGTGGTGCCGGCCTTATCTCAGGCCGCAAAGCATTTCAACGGCCGATGGCGGAAGGTGTGGCTTTGTTGAATGCTATACAGGATGTGTATTTAAATGAAGGGATTACGATAGCATAG
- a CDS encoding glutamate-5-semialdehyde dehydrogenase, with protein MQTIQPLLEKAKQATVSIRTLPDVQKQALLRQLAQSVIAHIPYIIIENKKDLDRMPDEDPKKDRLLLTDARLRSLAESVLEIAGLPDPANELVLEKHLDNGLLVQKKTVPLGVVGVIYESRPNVTVDVAALCIRSGNVCVLRGGTDAFHSNTYLVSLIQQVLTDFDADKNAVQLLPTDRALVADMLAAVKYIDIIIPRGSQQLIEYVRENSRVPVIETGAGVCHTYVEKTADLQQAAAIVTNAKVSRPSVCNALDTVLVDQAVAARFIDLLAPMLAAYAVDVYADPLAYPLLASTHYPHLFAAQPEDFGKEFLSLKCSIKVVPDTQAALAHIREHSSRHSEAIISSNPAVSEQFLQEVDAAAVYVNASTRFTDGGVFGLGAEIGISTQKLHARGPFALEKLVTEKWFVYGNGQIRE; from the coding sequence ATGCAAACGATTCAACCCTTACTGGAAAAGGCAAAGCAGGCAACCGTATCCATCCGCACCCTGCCGGATGTACAGAAACAGGCGCTCCTGCGGCAGCTGGCCCAATCTGTGATCGCGCACATACCCTACATTATTATTGAAAATAAAAAAGATCTTGACCGGATGCCGGATGAAGATCCGAAAAAGGATCGCCTCCTGCTAACGGATGCGCGCCTACGTAGTTTGGCGGAGAGTGTACTGGAAATCGCCGGTTTACCCGATCCGGCCAATGAGCTGGTGCTGGAAAAACATCTGGACAACGGCCTGCTGGTACAAAAGAAAACCGTACCACTGGGCGTGGTAGGCGTGATCTATGAGTCGCGCCCCAACGTAACCGTAGATGTAGCAGCCCTCTGTATCCGTTCCGGTAATGTTTGCGTGCTGCGTGGCGGCACCGATGCTTTTCATTCCAATACTTACCTCGTATCACTGATCCAGCAGGTATTAACGGATTTTGATGCTGATAAAAACGCCGTACAGCTCCTACCTACAGACCGCGCCCTGGTGGCCGATATGCTGGCAGCAGTAAAATATATAGATATCATCATTCCCCGTGGTTCACAACAACTGATAGAATACGTACGGGAAAACTCCAGGGTACCGGTTATCGAAACCGGCGCCGGGGTATGCCATACTTATGTGGAGAAAACGGCCGATCTGCAACAGGCAGCAGCCATCGTCACCAACGCCAAAGTATCCCGTCCTTCTGTATGCAATGCACTGGACACGGTACTGGTAGACCAGGCCGTAGCAGCCCGTTTTATTGACCTGCTGGCGCCTATGCTGGCAGCCTATGCAGTAGACGTATATGCGGACCCGTTAGCCTATCCGTTACTGGCATCCACTCATTATCCACACCTCTTTGCGGCGCAACCGGAAGATTTCGGCAAAGAGTTCCTATCGCTAAAATGTTCTATCAAAGTAGTGCCTGACACACAGGCGGCACTGGCACATATCCGCGAACATTCTTCCCGTCATTCGGAAGCCATCATTTCCAGCAACCCGGCGGTGAGTGAGCAATTCCTCCAGGAAGTAGACGCAGCAGCCGTATACGTGAATGCCTCCACCCGTTTTACCGATGGCGGCGTATTCGGACTGGGCGCAGAAATTGGCATCTCTACCCAAAAACTACACGCCAGGGGACCTTTCGCGCTGGAAAAACTGGTGACCGAAAAATGGTTTGTATATGGAAATGGACAGATCAGGGAATAA
- the proB gene encoding glutamate 5-kinase: MSKPIIVIKFGTASITHTNGDLDETVIAGIARQVAELHANYHIVLVSSGAVAAGKQYLQHYNGSISERKAAAAIGNPLLLNKYSRYFAPYSIQVAQSLCERQHFSSRDQFLQLKRTYEELWASNIIPIANENDVVSSLELKFSDNDELATLIAVGFGASLLLFSTSVAGVLDKSGQVVPQIDIIDQTALALADKEKSSLGLGGMISKLTFARLATRMGIKVVIFGIRTDNGILNAIAGKTGTLCLPQPCSMPARKKWLASGSLVTGRIQIDAGAQLALEKRHSLLAVGVQAVLEKFEEGEVIEIVNEDNIAVAVGRAKISSEVLETNHKAQNTEVAHADDIVLL; the protein is encoded by the coding sequence TTGAGTAAACCTATTATAGTAATAAAATTCGGAACGGCATCTATTACGCATACAAACGGCGACCTGGACGAGACGGTAATAGCCGGCATAGCCAGGCAGGTGGCGGAGTTACACGCAAACTATCATATTGTGCTTGTATCTTCCGGTGCAGTAGCTGCAGGCAAACAATACCTGCAGCACTACAATGGCAGCATCAGTGAGCGAAAAGCCGCTGCTGCCATCGGCAATCCTTTGCTGCTGAATAAATACAGCCGCTACTTTGCCCCTTATAGTATCCAGGTGGCGCAAAGTCTTTGTGAGCGGCAGCATTTTTCCAGCAGGGATCAGTTTTTACAGCTGAAGCGCACTTATGAAGAATTATGGGCCAGCAATATTATTCCCATCGCCAACGAAAATGATGTGGTGAGCAGCCTGGAGTTGAAATTCTCTGATAACGATGAACTGGCCACATTGATAGCTGTAGGCTTCGGGGCTTCCCTGCTGCTGTTCAGCACCTCTGTAGCCGGCGTACTTGATAAGTCGGGACAGGTAGTACCACAGATAGATATCATAGATCAAACGGCGCTTGCCCTGGCAGACAAAGAGAAATCCAGTCTGGGCCTGGGTGGCATGATATCCAAGCTTACCTTTGCGCGGCTGGCTACCCGCATGGGTATCAAAGTAGTTATATTTGGTATCCGTACAGATAACGGGATTCTCAATGCGATAGCAGGGAAAACCGGTACCTTGTGCTTACCGCAGCCCTGCAGCATGCCGGCACGTAAAAAGTGGCTGGCCAGCGGCAGCCTGGTTACCGGCAGGATACAGATAGATGCCGGTGCACAGCTGGCACTGGAAAAACGACATAGCCTGCTGGCAGTAGGCGTACAGGCAGTACTGGAAAAATTTGAAGAAGGAGAAGTAATAGAGATAGTGAATGAAGATAATATAGCCGTTGCCGTAGGCCGTGCAAAAATATCTTCCGAAGTACTGGAAACAAATCATAAAGCACAGAATACAGAAGTGGCACATGCCGATGACATAGTGTTGCTATAA